The Seleniivibrio woodruffii genome segment CCCCGCACTCGCCGCCGAAGTTCAGCTCCCATATCCAGTTTATCAGTGTCGCAGTGATGGTCTCCGCCGCCGCACGGGCTATCTTTCTGCCCTTTCGGTCAAGGGTCTGCTGATGCTGTGCCGCCAGAGAATATGAACCGGAGGAGCCTGTGTCACTGGTGAGCACCTCGCCCGTTATCGCCTTTGAAATCTCTGTGTTGCAGACCTGAACCAGCGAGGAAAAGTCTGCGGAACTGCCCTTGGTCTCAAGTACCTGAACACTGTCAACGTTTGCCAGAGCCACCGCCGCATCGTTCTGAATGTTGTAAAGGTTCTCAGCCAGTTCCCTGGCTCTGGTTCTGGAATCATCATCGTCAGCTGATTCAAACAGCGCAAGCACGGTGGGCACTCCGTATTTCTCAGCAACAGTGAGCCAGTAACGGAAACCCGCCTTCTTGAACATCCACGGCCAGTAGCATTTTGACAGAACCGGCGTGCCGTAGGGGTTCTCATCCTTGGGGCTGTTGCGGTGGACAATGAACTTATAATGTTCATCAAGGGCGGAAGCCGTATTGCCATCAGTCAGCATAAGCCCGCCTTCGGGTGAAAATGCAAATCTGTCCGCACGTCTGGCGAGGGATTTCACAGGCAGCCACCTGCCCTCTTTCAGCTCCCAGACTATCTCCGTCACCGAAAAGCCGTATTCAACGGCTGTCAGAATGTCCTGAATAAGCCCCGCAACACCCAGCCTGCCCATGGCTGTTTTAATGAATGCCGCCTGCTCTGCCGTCTCCTGCGACAGGGGCTTGATGTCCCACTGCATTGACAGCACGGTATCCTTTAGCTGTTCCAGCTTCGCATAGATGTGTGCGTCCTGAAGCATTTCGTCAAAAACACTCATGCGCACTCCGCCCTTGCCGAAAAGTACATCGGGGTTGGGCATTATGTTTCCGAACCAGTTTCCCGTCCCTGCCGTAAGAACGTTTGTAAGTCTTTTCATATTTATAGCTCCGTAATGTAAATCCCCCTCATTCCCCCTTTGCAAAAGGGGGAAGAAAAGCCTCCCTTTGTCAAAGGGAGGTTTGGAGGGATTTTGATTTCTCTTAATACCTGTTTATCATCCTGCCGACACCCCTGCCCGCCCCCGAAAAGGCCGTCAGCGGGGCTGTCCGCTCCTTATTCGCCGAAAGTGCCTGTGTCATGGCATCAACCATGTCGTCGTGCTTTCCTGCCGGAAAATAGACCGCTTCTTCAATAAGCTGCTGGGTAAACGCCGCCCCCCGCTTCAGAAAAACGTTGCCCGCCTCGATAAGGGGACTGACCGCATTGGCTCTCGCCGTCTTGCTCCCTCTGGGATTAACAGCTATAAGCCCGCCCACCGAGCCTTTCAAAGCCGATATCACAGCAGGACCGTTTGCCTTGTCCTCAATATATTTTGCCGCAGCATCTGGATACTGTGCCGAAAGGGCTTTCAAGGCTTTGACAGCCTGTGAGAAATCCATCCGCTCCCGAACCTGATCTATCAGATAATATTCAGAGCCTTTAACTCCCCAGACCTGCCCCACGACATAGTCCGCCCCTGCGCTGTCCTTAAAGGTCATATCCCACGACTGGAACAGC includes the following:
- a CDS encoding phage portal protein family protein encodes the protein MKRLTNVLTAGTGNWFGNIMPNPDVLFGKGGVRMSVFDEMLQDAHIYAKLEQLKDTVLSMQWDIKPLSQETAEQAAFIKTAMGRLGVAGLIQDILTAVEYGFSVTEIVWELKEGRWLPVKSLARRADRFAFSPEGGLMLTDGNTASALDEHYKFIVHRNSPKDENPYGTPVLSKCYWPWMFKKAGFRYWLTVAEKYGVPTVLALFESADDDDSRTRARELAENLYNIQNDAAVALANVDSVQVLETKGSSADFSSLVQVCNTEISKAITGEVLTSDTGSSGSYSLAAQHQQTLDRKGRKIARAAAETITATLINWIWELNFGGECGAEFVLAAQAEASWDVIKDAKEMGLNIDLDEVARRFGIPLA